AGGTCGCGCGATTGTCCTGGAACTCCACGACGCGCACCGCGCGGAAGGTCGCGCCGAGCCGGGCCGCCAGGCGGCGGGCGTTGGCCTCGACCGCGAACGCGCCGACCTGAACGGCGAAGGCGCCGCGCAGGACCGGCGCCCCCTCCGCCGGGCCGCCGGCCGCGGG
This DNA window, taken from bacterium, encodes the following:
- a CDS encoding SPOR domain-containing protein, giving the protein PAAGGPAEGAPVLRGAFAVQVGAFAVEANARRLAARLGATFRAVRVVEFQDNRATWWRVRVGGYGDEEEAASAAAAFAEQDLAGFVVRED